The following are encoded together in the Triticum dicoccoides isolate Atlit2015 ecotype Zavitan chromosome 6B, WEW_v2.0, whole genome shotgun sequence genome:
- the LOC119324640 gene encoding 2'-deoxymugineic-acid 2'-dioxygenase-like codes for MAAEPLSNGAAHQSVPGRYILPVHKRPSYSGNGKVAPPMLPVVDLGGDDDGRIAEEIIRAGREFGFFQVVNHGVPEEVMGAMMRAAEEFFGLPADEKMAYYSTDGKQLPRFHTSVRNGAGEEFLYWRDCLKLGCHPPEWPDNPRGLGAALEPYTAAVSAAARRVLRLAAVGLGLGEEHFEGSLSGGAMMNVNHYPPCPDPSLTLGIAPHCDPGLVTVLMENVGGGLQMLLHDEGEAGGGGTMWVDVDAAPGALVLNFGHQMEVVSNGRLRSGEHRVVTGARVARTSLASFVWPELWCTVAPAQELVLDAGEGPLYRPYSYGEFLGVYVAEAGDRDAVMAHFKH; via the coding sequence ATGGCAGCGGAGCCTCTCTCCAATGGCGCCGCCCACCAGTCAGTGCCTGGACGCTACATACTCCCCGTGCACAAGAGGCCGTCTTATTCCGGGAATGGCAAGGTGGCACCGCCGATGCTGCCTGTAGTTGATCTCGGCGGAGATGACGACGGCAGGATCGCCGAGGAGATCATCCGCGCGGGGCGGGAGTTCGGTTTCTTCCAGGTGGTCAACCACGGCGTGCCGGAGGAGGTAATGGGCGCCATGATGCGCGCGGCCGAGGAGTTCTTTGGACTGCCGGCGGATGAGAAGATGGCGTACTACTCGACCGACGGCAAGCAGCTCCCGCGGTTCCACACGAGCGTCCGGAACGGCGCCGGCGAGGAGTTCCTGTACTGGCGGGACTGCCTCAAGCTCGGCTGCCACCCgccggagtggccggacaacccgcGCGGGCTCGGGGCGGCCCTGGAGCCGTACACGGCCGCCGTGAGTGCAGCGGCGCGGCGCGTTCTGCGCCTCGCCGCGGTCGGGCTGGGGCTCGGCGAGGAGCACTTCGAGGGGTCGCTCAGCGGCGGCGCGATGATGAACGTGAACCACTACCCGCCGTGCCCGGACCCGAGCCTCACCCTCGGCATCGCGCCGCACTGCGACCCCGGCCTCGTCACCGTGCTCATGGAGAACGTCGGCGGTGGCCTACAGATGCTGCTCCACGACGAGGGCGAGGCTGGCGGCGGAGGAACGATGTGGGTGGACGTGGACGCCGCGCCGGGGGCGCTGGTCCTCAATTTTGGGCATCAGATGGAGGTGGTCAGCAACGGGCGCCTGCGCAGCGGCGAGCACCGCGTCGTCACCGGCGCGCGCGTCGCGCGGACCTCGCTGGCCTCGTTCGTGTGGCCCGAGCTTTGGTGCACCGTCGCGCCGGCGCAGGAGCTGGTGCTGGACGCAGGCGAGGGCCCTCTATACAGGCCCTACTCCTACGGCGAATTTCTCGGTGTGTACGTCGCCGAGGCTGGGGACAGGGACGCCGTCATGGCGCATTTCAAGCACTGA